A stretch of the Brevundimonas sp. MF30-B genome encodes the following:
- the otsB gene encoding trehalose-phosphatase: MPPATAIVEPSSAGDLPAPPSRLARPALFLDLDGVLAPMAPTPDAVLPDPRRTAVLKALDARLAGRLAIVSGRTLAEIDRIADGASRSASGVHGLERRRRDGSIVRGAPDAGVAEALAAFQQFAERDEGLIVEDKGVSAGLHYRQAPDQAEAAAGLADDLAGRTGLTLQPGHMVLELKTPGSDKGTAVTAFMAEAPFAGAIPVMLGDDLTDEHGFEAAQRLGGFGVLVGPARATAARYRLDGVDAVMDWLERLEVDA, encoded by the coding sequence ATGCCGCCAGCGACCGCCATCGTCGAACCGTCCTCGGCCGGAGACCTGCCCGCACCGCCTTCGCGTCTGGCGCGGCCAGCGCTGTTCCTTGACCTGGACGGGGTGCTGGCGCCTATGGCGCCGACGCCGGACGCCGTGCTGCCCGACCCCCGGCGAACGGCGGTCTTGAAGGCGCTCGACGCCCGTCTGGCGGGCCGGCTGGCCATTGTCAGCGGGCGCACCCTGGCTGAGATCGACCGCATCGCCGACGGCGCCAGCCGATCGGCCTCGGGCGTGCATGGCCTGGAGCGGCGGCGACGCGACGGCTCGATCGTGCGCGGCGCGCCGGACGCGGGCGTGGCTGAGGCGCTGGCGGCCTTCCAGCAGTTCGCTGAGCGCGACGAGGGCTTGATCGTCGAGGACAAGGGCGTCTCGGCGGGTCTGCACTACCGCCAGGCGCCGGATCAGGCCGAGGCGGCCGCCGGCCTGGCAGACGACTTGGCCGGCCGCACCGGCCTGACGCTTCAGCCCGGCCATATGGTGCTGGAACTCAAGACGCCGGGTTCCGACAAGGGCACGGCGGTGACCGCCTTCATGGCCGAAGCGCCTTTCGCCGGGGCCATCCCGGTCATGCTGGGCGACGACCTGACCGACGAGCACGGCTTCGAAGCGGCGCAGCGACTGGGCGGCTTCGGCGTCCTGGTCGGGCCCGCGCGCGCCACGGCCGCCCGCTATCGACTGGACGGCGTGGACGCCGTCATGGACTGGCTTGAACGACTGGAGGTCGACGCATGA
- a CDS encoding trehalose-6-phosphate synthase produces the protein MSRLIVVSNRVSAPKDPAAGSAGGLAMALSAALRKYDGLWFGWSGETVETFKPEAKFEDRAGVTVALVDLEAQDVDEYYNGYANKTLWPLFHHRVDLTAYERSFGEGYERTNARFAEVLAPLIEPDDLIWIHDYHMIPLARDLRRLGVTNRIGFFLHTPWPARQLLVTLPYHRRLVESLFDFDLIGFHTREWMDLFTDYVVSEAKGDVTGENGLECFGRQVQVGVFPIGIDVDGFLEARNSTLGARTYDRMAASAVFRSMIVGVDRLDYSKGLEQRLLGYEQFLHNNPSMRGDVFLLQVTPISRDDVDTYQDIRGRLDALAGRINGEFADMDWQPIRYLNRTYRRDQLAGIYRAARVGLVTPLRDGMNLVAKEYVAAQNPEDPGVLILSRFAGAAEQMGEALLVNPFSREELSDAIKNALTMPLAERIRKWEALMKVVRDTDVSIWRDDFVQALMSAPRVKELPVFDAA, from the coding sequence ATGTCGCGTCTGATCGTCGTTTCGAACCGGGTCTCCGCGCCCAAGGACCCCGCCGCCGGATCGGCGGGCGGACTGGCCATGGCCCTGTCCGCCGCCCTTCGCAAATACGACGGCCTTTGGTTCGGCTGGTCGGGCGAGACGGTGGAGACCTTCAAGCCCGAGGCCAAGTTCGAGGATCGCGCCGGCGTCACCGTCGCCCTGGTCGATCTGGAAGCCCAGGACGTCGACGAATACTACAACGGCTACGCCAACAAGACGCTGTGGCCGCTGTTCCACCATCGGGTGGACCTGACCGCCTATGAGCGCAGCTTCGGCGAGGGTTACGAGCGGACCAATGCGCGCTTCGCCGAGGTGCTGGCGCCGCTGATCGAGCCCGACGACCTGATCTGGATTCACGACTATCACATGATCCCGCTGGCCCGGGATCTGCGGCGGTTGGGCGTGACCAACCGCATCGGTTTTTTCCTGCATACGCCGTGGCCGGCGCGCCAGCTGCTGGTGACCCTGCCGTATCATCGGCGGCTGGTCGAAAGCCTGTTCGACTTCGACCTGATCGGCTTCCACACCCGCGAGTGGATGGACCTGTTCACCGACTATGTGGTCAGCGAGGCCAAGGGCGATGTGACCGGCGAGAACGGGCTGGAATGCTTCGGCCGTCAGGTGCAGGTCGGCGTCTTTCCTATCGGCATCGACGTCGACGGCTTCCTGGAGGCGCGAAACTCGACCCTGGGCGCGCGCACCTACGACAGGATGGCGGCGTCCGCGGTCTTCCGCTCGATGATCGTGGGGGTGGACCGGCTGGACTACTCCAAGGGTCTGGAGCAGCGTCTGCTGGGCTATGAGCAGTTCCTGCACAACAATCCGTCCATGCGCGGCGACGTCTTCCTGTTGCAGGTGACGCCGATCTCGCGCGACGACGTGGACACCTACCAGGACATTCGCGGGCGGTTGGACGCCCTGGCCGGGCGGATCAACGGCGAGTTCGCCGACATGGACTGGCAGCCCATCCGCTACCTGAACCGCACCTACCGCCGCGACCAGCTGGCGGGCATCTATCGCGCCGCGCGAGTGGGTCTGGTGACACCTCTGCGCGACGGCATGAACCTGGTCGCCAAGGAATATGTGGCGGCCCAGAACCCGGAAGATCCCGGCGTGCTGATCCTGTCGCGCTTCGCCGGCGCGGCCGAGCAGATGGGCGAGGCCCTGCTGGTCAATCCGTTCAGCCGCGAAGAGCTGTCGGACGCCATCAAGAACGCCTTGACCATGCCCCTGGCCGAACGCATTCGGAAATGGGAAGCGCTGATGAAGGTGGTGCGCGACACCGACGTGTCGATCTGGCGCGACGACTTCGTGCAGGCGCTGATGTCGGCGCCGCGCGTCAAGGAGCTGCCGGTTTTCGACGCGGCCTGA
- a CDS encoding glycoside hydrolase family 15 protein, with protein sequence MTETKRTQANLDLFPIGNCALSALIDRQGRHVWACAPRVDGDPIFSALMDGDDPEHGFWSVELADVKHVSQTYVRNTPILRTVLTAEDGASVEILDFAPRHSKQGRTYRPLAFGKLIRPLEGAPRITIRLRPSADWGARRAKITSGSNHIRYLCSDVVMRLTTNCPVSHVLDERTFRLENEMAFFLGPDEGYDQPVLSGVTAAYEQTASYWKNWVRTLYLPLDYQEAVIRAAITLKLCAYEETGAIVAAMTTSVPEFPESGRNWDYRYCWIRDAYYTVRALNRLGAVDILENYLVYLRNLVDASGGGHVQPVYGVGLEEDIDERITETVEGYRGMKPVRVGNQAREHLQHDVYGQIVLPLVQSFYDHRLLRPGSVEDFCALEKVGERAYAMHDQPDAGLWEFRTIARVHTYSSVMCWAACDRLAKAADHLGLQSRGEVWRERASEIRARIEKEAFLPDEGRFGASFGGTELDASLLQMTDLGFLDPADPRQVQTFDAIERDLKKGSHLFRYVEPDDFGEPETAFNFCTFWFIEALHLNGRTEEAREIFAEMLNRRTAAGLLSEDIAIETGELWGNYPQTYSLVGIINCAVLLSRSWTEAR encoded by the coding sequence ATGACCGAGACGAAACGCACCCAGGCGAACCTCGACCTCTTCCCCATCGGCAACTGCGCGCTGAGCGCCCTGATCGACCGACAGGGCCGCCACGTCTGGGCCTGCGCGCCGCGCGTGGACGGCGATCCGATCTTCTCGGCCCTGATGGACGGCGACGACCCTGAGCACGGCTTCTGGTCGGTCGAACTGGCGGACGTGAAACACGTCAGCCAGACCTATGTGCGCAATACCCCGATCCTGCGTACGGTCCTCACCGCCGAGGACGGGGCTTCGGTCGAAATCCTGGATTTCGCCCCGCGTCATTCCAAGCAGGGCCGCACCTATCGCCCGCTGGCGTTCGGCAAGCTGATCCGGCCGCTGGAGGGCGCGCCGCGGATCACCATCCGCCTGCGGCCGTCCGCCGACTGGGGCGCGCGCCGGGCCAAGATCACCTCGGGCTCCAACCACATCCGCTATCTGTGCAGCGACGTGGTGATGCGGCTGACCACCAACTGCCCGGTCTCGCACGTGCTGGACGAGCGGACGTTCCGGCTGGAAAACGAGATGGCCTTCTTCCTGGGGCCGGACGAGGGCTACGACCAGCCCGTGCTGTCGGGCGTCACGGCCGCCTATGAACAGACGGCGTCCTATTGGAAGAACTGGGTGCGCACCCTGTATCTGCCGCTGGACTATCAGGAGGCGGTGATCCGCGCGGCGATCACGCTCAAGCTCTGCGCCTATGAGGAGACCGGCGCCATCGTCGCCGCCATGACCACCTCGGTGCCCGAGTTCCCCGAGAGCGGGCGGAACTGGGACTATCGCTACTGCTGGATCCGCGACGCCTATTATACGGTGCGCGCGCTGAACCGGCTGGGTGCGGTCGACATTCTGGAGAACTACCTCGTCTATCTGCGCAACCTCGTCGACGCCTCAGGCGGCGGCCACGTCCAGCCCGTGTACGGCGTCGGTCTGGAAGAGGACATCGACGAGCGCATCACCGAGACCGTCGAGGGCTATCGCGGGATGAAACCAGTGCGCGTGGGCAACCAGGCGCGCGAGCACCTGCAGCACGACGTCTATGGCCAGATCGTGCTGCCGCTGGTGCAGAGCTTCTACGACCATCGCCTGCTTCGGCCCGGATCTGTCGAGGATTTCTGCGCGCTCGAGAAGGTGGGCGAGCGCGCCTACGCCATGCACGATCAGCCCGACGCCGGCCTATGGGAGTTCCGCACCATCGCCCGGGTGCACACCTATTCGTCGGTCATGTGCTGGGCCGCCTGCGATCGCCTGGCCAAGGCGGCGGATCATCTGGGGCTGCAGTCTCGCGGCGAGGTCTGGCGCGAGCGGGCGTCCGAAATCCGCGCCCGTATTGAGAAGGAGGCCTTCCTGCCCGACGAGGGCCGGTTCGGCGCCAGCTTCGGCGGGACGGAGCTGGACGCAAGTCTGCTCCAGATGACCGATCTGGGCTTCCTCGATCCGGCGGACCCGCGCCAGGTCCAGACCTTCGACGCCATCGAGCGCGACCTGAAGAAGGGCAGCCATCTGTTCCGCTACGTCGAGCCGGATGACTTCGGCGAGCCGGAGACGGCGTTCAACTTCTGCACCTTCTGGTTCATCGAGGCCCTGCACCTGAACGGCCGCACCGAAGAGGCGCGCGAAATCTTCGCCGAGATGCTGAACCGACGCACGGCGGCGGGGCTGCTCAGCGAGGACATCGCCATCGAGACGGGCGAACTGTGGGGGAACTATCCGCAGACCTATTCGCTGGTGGGCATCATCAACTGCGCGGTGCTGCTGAGCCGTTCCTGGACGGAAGCCCGCTGA